Proteins from a genomic interval of Crassostrea angulata isolate pt1a10 chromosome 7, ASM2561291v2, whole genome shotgun sequence:
- the LOC128155168 gene encoding uncharacterized protein LOC128155168, producing the protein MNAMATEKGSKAEDNKSAIHIIEDDAENTTSSSDANLLTSNLPMVLSGTGFPWDNKWTHSATRTLLELYVKNEEKFKDPHTKKKQIWGEISEILRSKGFTFDAEKCERKFLNLKTVYRNNVQHNCMTGNHDRKCSFYEELDAIFHLSKKLNSSKKSDSKLPDVVEPKRTAHRNPSTDTVTSSAKAAPVPVMLIPNNGGKVSNEAEKSLTSGLSPTSVSSPHNPRVSINPLASGHAINYPVKFHANFPKRNQFLSQRFPKSMPNNPTNRQAAPEPPNRTQPVQNIPPSGTAVIDLCSETTDSSKRGLSESEARSEQSASKKRRASDLQSLLESFENYRREQREREDQRMRQMKEMHDDEMKVTNRFLDIIHQYVQNGSS; encoded by the exons aTGAACGCGATGGCCACTGAGAAAGGTTCGAAGGCAGAAGACAATAAAAGTGCAATCCATATCATAG AGGATGATGCAGAAAATACAACCTCGTCATCGGACGCTAACCTCTTGACCTCTAACCTTCCCATGGTGTTGTCCGGCACAGGATTCCCATGGGACAACAAATGGACACACTCAGCCACAAGAACACTTCTGGAACTGTACgtgaaaaatgaagaaaagtTCAAGGATCCCCACAccaagaaaaaacaaatttggGGAGAAATTTCCGAAATACTCCGTTCAAAGGGTTTTACATTCGATGCAGAAAAATGTGAAAGGAAATTTCTTAACCTTAAAACAGTGTATCGAAATAACGTGCAACATAATTGTATGACAGGAAATCACGACCGCAAGTGTTCATTTTACGAAGAATTAGATGCTATATTTCATTTAAGTAAAAAACTGAATTCCAGCAAAAAATCGGACTCAAAACTTCCAGACGTTGTTGAACCAAAGCGAACGGCACACCGAAATCCAAGTACCGACACCGTCACGTCGTCTGCTAAAGCAGCTCCTGTCCCAGTAATGCTTATTCCCAATAATGGCGGAAAAGTGTCAAACGAAGCAGAGAAATCCCTCACCTCAGGTTTATCCCCTACCTCAGTTTCATCTCCACATAACCCCCGAGTCAGCATAAATCCACTAGCGTCAGGACACGCGATCAATTATCCAGTCAAATTCCATGCAAATTTCCCTAAGAGGAATCAATTTCTTTCGCAGCGTTTTCCGAAATCCATGCCCAACAATCCGACTAACAGACAAGCTGCACCAGAACCTCCAAACCGTACCCAACCCGTTCAAAACATCCCTCCCTCAGGAACAGCGGTTATCGATCTTTGTAGCGAGACTACAGACTCTTCAAAACGAGGCTTAAGTGAAAGCGAGGCCCGTTCCGAACAGTCAGCTTCAAAGAAGAGGAGAGCTAGTGATTTACAGAGTCTTTTGGAGAGTTTCGAAAATTATCGTCGTGAACAGCGCGAGCGTGAGGACCAAAGGATGCGGCAGATGAAGGAAATGCACGATGATGAAATGAAAGTGACCAACCGGTTTTTGGACATCATCCACCAGTACGTCCAGAATGGCAGCAGCTAA